One segment of Falco rusticolus isolate bFalRus1 chromosome 3, bFalRus1.pri, whole genome shotgun sequence DNA contains the following:
- the MRPL53 gene encoding 39S ribosomal protein L53, mitochondrial, whose protein sequence is MASKIRVVLRPVKSIVVRFCPFESNVESTRKFLRCINHKKIQATNRNCEVTADVRHDGSEPLVDVMFADGDRLIMKGANLTTIEMLTALGSRCNAKELKEQQKSKKKSP, encoded by the exons ATGGCGTCCAAGATCCGGGTGGTGCTGCGGCCGGTGAAGAGTATCGTGGTCCGCTTCTGCCCCTTCGAGTCCAACGTGGAGAGCACGAG aaaatttcttAGATgcataaaccacaaaaaaatccaggcCACTAATAGAAACTGTGAAGTGACTGCTGATGTGAGACATGATGGATCTGAACCGCTTGTAGATGTTATGTTTG CTGATGGAGACCGATTAATAATGAAGGGAGCCAACCTGACGACAATAGAAATGTTGACAGCATTGGGGTCCAGATGTAATGCAAAAGAGCTTaaggaacaacagaaaagcaagaagaagagtccctga